One stretch of Campylobacter sp. CNRCH_2014_0184h DNA includes these proteins:
- a CDS encoding sodium-dependent transporter translates to MNEKFSKIGFVLAVAGSAVGLGNAWKFPTLVGNNGGSAFVVVYLLLTLGVAFVIFLAELSIGKLSEKDPVNAYHTLAPKNKKAWSFAGFFMLGAIILVSFYSVVIGWIAKYAYFGFFELPKDTNEAGAIFGNLLSNDVLSQFICFTFVFIVIFYVVSKGVKSGIEKLNVWMMPSLFILLILMLGYSFSMDGFSKASEFLFVPDFSKLSVNSILDALGLAFFSMSLGVCVILTYAANLPDKTNFISSALNIIIINTIIGLMMGLIVFTFIFEFGADPTQQGPGLIFISLTTLFAKLGFLGNVLAIAFFIALFFAGITSAISMIEPFTFYLINRYQISRKKALVFVGVIVYFLGSLSILSFYHVSAPSLNFFGKSFFDILDFFIQNLLMPISALITAFFVGFVLKKEALQILFHPFMRGVYFEIWYIFLRYISPLAVILIMARQLFF, encoded by the coding sequence ATGAATGAAAAATTTTCTAAGATAGGTTTTGTATTAGCAGTGGCAGGTTCAGCCGTTGGGCTTGGAAATGCTTGGAAATTTCCAACTTTAGTGGGTAACAATGGCGGTTCAGCTTTTGTAGTAGTGTATTTACTTTTAACCTTGGGTGTGGCTTTTGTAATATTTTTAGCAGAACTTAGCATAGGAAAACTTAGCGAAAAAGATCCTGTAAATGCTTATCATACTTTAGCACCAAAAAATAAAAAGGCATGGTCATTTGCGGGATTTTTTATGCTTGGTGCTATTATTTTAGTGTCTTTTTATAGTGTTGTGATAGGTTGGATAGCAAAATATGCTTATTTTGGGTTTTTTGAACTACCTAAAGATACAAATGAAGCAGGCGCTATTTTTGGAAATTTACTTTCTAATGATGTTTTATCTCAATTTATATGTTTTACTTTTGTATTTATAGTTATTTTTTATGTAGTATCAAAAGGTGTTAAAAGTGGTATAGAAAAACTCAATGTTTGGATGATGCCAAGCTTATTTATACTGCTTATTTTAATGCTTGGGTATTCTTTTAGTATGGATGGTTTTTCTAAAGCAAGTGAGTTTTTGTTTGTACCTGATTTTTCAAAATTAAGTGTTAATTCTATATTAGATGCACTAGGGCTTGCGTTTTTTAGTATGTCTTTGGGTGTTTGTGTGATTTTAACTTACGCAGCAAACTTGCCTGATAAAACAAATTTTATAAGTAGTGCTTTAAATATTATCATCATTAATACTATCATTGGCTTAATGATGGGGCTTATTGTATTTACTTTTATATTTGAATTCGGAGCTGATCCTACCCAACAAGGTCCAGGGCTTATATTTATATCATTAACAACACTTTTTGCAAAATTAGGATTTTTAGGAAATGTTTTAGCTATAGCCTTTTTTATAGCTTTATTTTTTGCAGGAATTACTTCAGCTATTTCCATGATAGAACCTTTTACTTTTTATCTTATAAATCGTTATCAAATTTCAAGAAAGAAAGCTTTGGTTTTTGTAGGTGTGATTGTTTATTTTCTTGGAAGTTTATCTATACTTTCTTTTTATCATGTAAGCGCACCAAGTTTAAATTTCTTTGGAAAAAGTTTTTTTGATATTTTAGACTTTTTCATACAAAATTTATTAATGCCAATTTCTGCTTTAATTACAGCGTTTTTTGTGGGTTTTGTGCTTAAAAAAGAAGCTTTGCAAATTTTATTTCATCCCTTTATGCGTGGGGTGTATTTTGAAATTTGGTATATCTTTTTAAGATATATTTCTCCATTAGCAGTGATTTTAATCATGGCCAGACAGCTTTTTTTCTAA
- a CDS encoding phytoene desaturase family protein, with product MDVKFDVIIIGSGLGGLSAGAFLARNGKKVLVLEQHSLIGGCATCFKRKGALIDAGLHEMDLGEAKTDMKHLIFEKLGIKNKIEILLLPSAWSIKSKNYNLTLPHGIENVKEVLKKEFPQECKGIDKYFKAIKTQAYAIRRFPWDLKLSELLLFPFSTSWIFIKNRLFNKKVYDVLNAYIKNDKLKKILNANMSYYHHDSKEFIFSFHGIAQKHYYDGGVYIKGGSQALSDALAEVIKENQGQVLVKAEVVKILTKDQKAYGVEYIQNNQKHTIYAQNIIANCDPLIVYKDLLKDLNLTQEIKAIESKKRACSLVSAYFIYDKDISKIYENMDYCNFIFEDDFLNSSYENTNILKLDIKKRPMAFVNYSKIDSGLASDKYIGVVAFSSNYSEWDLNKQDYKAKKEEVLKAIVQRLDEIFPNLSSHLIHQELATPKTIQRYTKAYEGTIYGFSQDQEGVKYRLHYKSKSIENLYFANAFIFPGGGFTGAILGGYFCANKMNFH from the coding sequence ATGGATGTAAAATTTGATGTAATCATTATAGGTTCAGGACTTGGAGGCTTAAGCGCGGGTGCTTTTTTAGCTAGAAATGGTAAAAAAGTTTTAGTTTTAGAACAGCATTCTTTAATTGGTGGTTGTGCTACTTGTTTTAAAAGAAAAGGTGCTTTGATTGATGCGGGGCTTCATGAAATGGACCTAGGTGAAGCAAAAACTGATATGAAGCATTTGATTTTTGAAAAACTTGGTATAAAGAATAAAATTGAAATTTTACTTTTACCAAGTGCATGGAGTATTAAAAGTAAAAATTATAATCTAACTTTGCCTCATGGTATAGAAAACGTAAAAGAGGTTTTGAAAAAAGAATTTCCACAAGAATGCAAAGGCATTGATAAATATTTTAAAGCTATAAAAACGCAAGCTTATGCTATTCGAAGGTTTCCTTGGGATTTAAAATTAAGTGAATTATTGTTATTTCCATTTAGCACTTCTTGGATATTTATCAAAAATAGATTGTTTAATAAAAAAGTTTATGATGTTTTAAATGCTTATATTAAAAATGATAAGTTAAAAAAGATTTTAAATGCAAATATGAGTTATTATCATCATGATAGTAAGGAATTTATTTTTAGTTTTCATGGCATTGCTCAAAAGCATTATTATGATGGTGGGGTATATATTAAAGGTGGCTCACAAGCTTTAAGTGATGCTTTGGCTGAGGTTATAAAAGAAAATCAAGGACAGGTTTTAGTTAAGGCTGAAGTTGTTAAAATACTCACAAAAGATCAAAAAGCTTATGGAGTAGAATACATTCAAAATAATCAAAAACACACCATCTATGCGCAAAATATCATTGCAAATTGTGATCCTTTAATCGTATATAAAGACTTGCTTAAAGATTTAAACTTAACCCAAGAAATCAAAGCAATAGAGTCTAAAAAGCGTGCTTGTTCTTTGGTAAGTGCTTATTTTATTTATGATAAAGATATTTCTAAAATTTATGAAAATATGGATTATTGCAATTTTATATTTGAAGATGATTTTTTAAATAGTTCATATGAAAATACTAATATTTTAAAATTAGATATCAAAAAAAGACCTATGGCTTTTGTGAATTATTCTAAAATTGATAGTGGTTTAGCTAGCGATAAATACATAGGTGTTGTAGCTTTTAGTTCAAATTATAGTGAATGGGATTTAAATAAACAAGATTATAAAGCTAAAAAAGAAGAAGTATTAAAAGCTATAGTGCAAAGACTAGATGAGATATTTCCAAATTTAAGTTCACACTTAATCCATCAAGAATTAGCTACGCCAAAAACTATACAAAGATATACCAAAGCTTATGAGGGTACAATTTATGGATTTTCTCAAGATCAAGAAGGGGTTAAATATAGATTGCATTATAAAAGTAAAAGTATAGAAAATTTGTATTTTGCTAATGCTTTTATATTTCCTGGCGGTGGTTTTACAGGTGCGATTTTAGGAGGATATTTTTGCGCTAATAAAATGAATTTTCATTAA
- the radA gene encoding DNA repair protein RadA — protein sequence MAKKHILFECQACGNQQSKWLGKCPECGSWDSFIELKQEQIKVLKELNSLSNTPSSAVCINDVIAENFTRISTDDNELDLVLGGGLVVGSLVLIGGSPGVGKSTLLLKIASNLAKSGKKVLYVSGEESKSQIKLRADRLNANCENLFLLTELCLEDILSELSKKDYEILIIDSIQTLYSNKITSAAGSITQVREITFELMRYSKANNISTFIIGHITKDGAIAGPRILEHMVDVVLYFEGDANKEIRILRGFKNRFGNISEVGIFEMTSKGLISAKDIANRFFTRGKAVSGSALSVVMEGSRALVLEIQALVCESAYPKRSATGYEKNRLDMLIALLERKLEIPLGHYDVFINVSGGVKISETAADLAVVAAIISSFKNRPLSKDSVFVGELSLNGEIKEVFSLDVRLKEAKMQKFKNAIVPVKPMEELGLKCFVAKELREVLEWM from the coding sequence ATGGCTAAAAAACATATTTTATTTGAATGTCAAGCTTGTGGAAATCAGCAAAGTAAATGGCTAGGTAAATGTCCTGAATGTGGTTCTTGGGATAGTTTTATTGAGTTAAAGCAAGAACAAATTAAGGTTTTAAAAGAGTTAAATTCACTCTCAAACACTCCAAGTTCTGCAGTATGTATAAATGATGTTATAGCAGAAAATTTTACACGTATTAGCACTGATGATAATGAACTTGATTTAGTTTTAGGTGGTGGGCTTGTTGTGGGTTCTTTGGTGTTAATTGGGGGTTCACCTGGGGTTGGAAAATCCACACTTTTATTAAAAATTGCTTCTAATTTGGCAAAAAGTGGTAAAAAAGTACTTTATGTAAGTGGAGAGGAGAGTAAATCTCAAATCAAACTGCGCGCAGATCGTTTGAATGCAAATTGTGAGAATTTATTTTTACTTACTGAACTTTGCTTGGAAGATATTTTAAGCGAGCTTTCTAAAAAAGATTATGAAATTTTAATTATTGATTCTATTCAAACTTTATATTCTAATAAAATTACTTCAGCAGCAGGTAGTATCACTCAAGTTAGAGAAATTACTTTTGAGTTAATGCGCTATTCTAAGGCTAATAATATTAGCACTTTTATCATAGGACATATCACTAAAGATGGAGCTATAGCTGGACCTAGAATTTTAGAGCATATGGTAGATGTAGTGCTTTATTTTGAAGGCGATGCTAATAAAGAAATAAGGATTTTAAGAGGTTTTAAAAATCGTTTTGGAAATATTTCCGAAGTTGGTATTTTTGAAATGACTTCTAAGGGTTTAATTAGTGCTAAAGACATAGCTAATAGATTTTTTACGCGTGGTAAGGCAGTAAGTGGTAGCGCTTTGAGTGTAGTGATGGAAGGAAGCAGAGCCTTAGTGCTAGAAATTCAAGCCTTAGTTTGTGAGAGTGCTTACCCAAAGCGTAGTGCAACAGGCTATGAAAAAAATCGTTTAGATATGCTCATAGCTTTACTTGAGAGAAAGCTTGAAATTCCTTTGGGGCATTATGATGTATTTATTAATGTAAGTGGTGGGGTGAAAATTAGCGAAACTGCGGCAGATTTAGCGGTGGTTGCAGCGATTATTTCAAGTTTTAAAAACCGCCCTTTAAGCAAAGATAGTGTTTTTGTGGGTGAGCTTAGTTTAAATGGTGAGATTAAAGAAGTATTTTCACTTGATGTGCGTTTAAAAGAAGCTAAAATGCAAAAATTTAAAAATGCCATAGTGCCGGTTAAACCTATGGAAGAACTTGGTTTAAAATGTTTTGTAGCTAAAGAATTACGTGAGGTTTTAGAATGGATGTAA
- the gatB gene encoding Asp-tRNA(Asn)/Glu-tRNA(Gln) amidotransferase subunit GatB, with protein sequence MFEVVIGLEVHAQLNTKTKIFCSCATSFGEKSNTNVCPTCLALPGALPVLNQEAVKKAIAFGKAVNATINKKSIFNRKNYFYPDLPKAYQISQFDIPIVENGELFINVNGENKRIGITRAHLEEDAGKNIHESNFSKVDLNRAGTPLLEIVSEPELRSSDEAVAYLKKLHSIIRFLDISDANMQEGSFRCDANVSIRPKGDDKLYTRVEIKNLNSFRFIQKAIEYEVKRQSEAWEDGKYDQEVVQETRLFDTVNLVTRSMRGKEDSAEYRYFPDPDLLPVILDDEMLNQDIPELPDEKKARFVSELGIKESDSEVIVSSLELCRYFEYLIDQKLNPKLCVTWLTTELMGLLKGELTIENSPIKQEKLAVLIKRIEEGVISAKAGKDILAYVFENTEVEIDNAIEKLGLKQVSDDGAIEKIVDEILANNEDKVAEYKSGKDKLFGFFVGQAMKAGKGAFNPAKVNEILKAKLG encoded by the coding sequence ATGTTTGAAGTTGTTATAGGACTTGAAGTTCATGCACAATTAAATACCAAAACAAAAATCTTTTGTTCATGTGCAACTTCTTTTGGAGAAAAATCAAATACTAATGTATGCCCAACATGTTTAGCTTTACCAGGTGCTTTGCCTGTATTAAATCAAGAAGCAGTGAAAAAAGCTATAGCATTTGGAAAAGCAGTTAATGCAACTATAAATAAAAAAAGTATTTTTAATAGAAAAAATTATTTTTATCCCGATTTACCAAAGGCTTATCAAATTTCGCAATTTGACATTCCTATAGTAGAAAATGGTGAGCTGTTTATTAATGTAAATGGAGAAAATAAACGCATAGGTATTACTAGAGCTCATTTAGAAGAAGATGCGGGGAAAAATATACATGAAAGTAATTTTTCAAAAGTAGATTTAAATAGAGCAGGTACACCTTTGCTTGAAATCGTTAGCGAGCCTGAACTTAGAAGTTCTGATGAAGCAGTGGCTTATTTGAAAAAGCTTCATTCTATTATAAGATTTTTAGATATTTCAGATGCAAATATGCAAGAAGGTAGTTTTAGATGTGATGCTAATGTTAGTATTCGTCCAAAGGGTGATGATAAGCTTTATACTAGAGTGGAGATTAAAAATTTAAATTCATTCCGTTTTATCCAAAAGGCGATTGAGTATGAAGTAAAACGCCAAAGTGAAGCTTGGGAAGATGGAAAATACGATCAAGAAGTTGTGCAAGAAACAAGATTATTTGATACGGTTAATTTGGTTACTAGAAGTATGAGAGGTAAGGAAGATTCTGCTGAATATAGATACTTTCCTGATCCTGATCTTTTACCAGTAATTTTAGATGATGAAATGCTAAATCAAGATATACCTGAACTTCCTGATGAGAAAAAAGCTAGATTTGTTAGTGAGTTAGGTATTAAAGAAAGCGATAGTGAAGTGATTGTTTCTTCATTAGAGCTTTGTAGATATTTTGAGTATTTAATTGATCAAAAATTAAATCCAAAACTTTGTGTTACTTGGCTTACAACTGAGTTAATGGGACTTTTAAAAGGTGAGTTAACTATAGAAAACTCACCTATAAAACAAGAAAAATTAGCTGTTTTAATCAAGCGTATAGAAGAAGGTGTTATTAGCGCTAAAGCAGGTAAGGATATTTTAGCTTATGTGTTTGAAAATACAGAAGTTGAAATTGATAATGCTATTGAAAAACTTGGTTTAAAACAAGTAAGCGATGATGGTGCTATTGAAAAGATTGTTGATGAAATTTTAGCAAACAACGAAGATAAAGTAGCTGAATATAAAAGTGGCAAAGATAAGCTTTTTGGTTTCTTTGTCGGTCAGGCAATGAAAGCAGGCAAGGGTGCATTTAATCCTGCTAAGGTAAATGAAATTTTAAAAGCAAAACTTGGTTAA
- a CDS encoding sodium-dependent transporter — translation MNDKFSKIGFVLAVAGSAVGLGNAWKFPTLVGQNGGSAFVLLYLFLTLGVGFVIFLAELSIGKLSEKDPVNAYYTLAPKHKRAWSIVGFSLIGAILIVSFYSVIIGWIVKYAYFGFFPLPKSIEESGAIFGNLLSNDVLSQFICFTFVFIVIFYVVSKGVKSGIEKLNVWMMPSLFILLILMLGYSFSMDGFSKASEFLFSPDFSKLGVGAFLSALGLACFSLSIGVGSIITYSASLPDKTNFITSTINIIIINIIIGIMMGLIVFTFIFEFNGNPAQQGPGLIFVSLMSLFSNIDPIGFLPLGNILAIAFFIALFFAGITSAVSMIEPLTFYLINSYNFTRKKALIFIAFIVYFLGSLCILSGIEWSKDSLEFFGKSFFDILDFIASNLMMPLGGLFGAIFVGFVLKKEALQTLFYPYMRGKYFECWYFFVRYISPLAVILIMIKQLFF, via the coding sequence ATGAATGATAAATTTTCTAAAATAGGCTTTGTATTAGCAGTGGCAGGTTCAGCCGTTGGGCTTGGAAATGCTTGGAAATTTCCAACTTTAGTAGGGCAAAATGGAGGCTCAGCCTTTGTACTTTTGTATTTATTTTTGACTTTGGGTGTAGGTTTTGTGATATTTTTAGCAGAACTTAGCATAGGAAAACTTAGTGAAAAAGATCCTGTAAATGCTTATTATACTTTAGCACCAAAACACAAAAGAGCTTGGTCTATAGTCGGTTTTTCTTTAATAGGCGCTATTTTGATTGTTTCTTTTTATAGTGTGATTATAGGATGGATTGTGAAGTATGCTTATTTTGGATTTTTTCCTTTACCAAAAAGCATAGAAGAAAGTGGCGCTATTTTTGGAAATTTACTTTCTAATGATGTTTTATCTCAATTTATATGTTTTACTTTTGTATTTATAGTTATTTTTTATGTAGTATCAAAAGGTGTTAAAAGTGGTATAGAAAAACTCAATGTTTGGATGATGCCAAGCTTATTTATACTGCTTATTTTAATGCTTGGGTATTCTTTTAGTATGGATGGTTTTTCTAAAGCAAGTGAGTTTTTGTTTTCTCCTGATTTTTCTAAGCTTGGGGTAGGGGCGTTTTTGAGTGCTTTAGGACTTGCTTGCTTTTCTTTATCTATTGGAGTGGGTTCGATTATAACTTATTCTGCAAGTTTACCTGATAAAACAAATTTTATTACAAGTACTATTAATATTATTATTATTAATATTATCATTGGTATTATGATGGGACTTATTGTATTTACTTTTATATTTGAATTTAATGGCAATCCAGCTCAGCAAGGTCCAGGTTTGATTTTTGTATCTTTAATGAGTTTGTTTTCAAATATTGATCCAATTGGCTTTTTACCTTTGGGAAATATTTTAGCCATAGCTTTTTTTATAGCTTTGTTTTTTGCAGGGATTACTTCAGCAGTTTCCATGATAGAACCTTTAACTTTTTACTTAATTAATTCTTATAATTTTACAAGAAAAAAAGCTTTGATTTTTATAGCTTTCATTGTGTATTTTTTAGGAAGTTTATGTATTTTATCAGGAATTGAGTGGAGTAAAGATTCTTTGGAATTTTTTGGAAAAAGTTTTTTTGATATATTAGATTTTATAGCTTCAAATTTAATGATGCCTTTGGGTGGGTTATTTGGTGCAATCTTTGTAGGATTTGTACTTAAAAAAGAGGCTTTGCAAACTTTATTTTATCCTTATATGAGGGGTAAATACTTTGAGTGCTGGTATTTTTTTGTAAGATATATTTCACCTTTGGCGGTGATTTTAATCATGATAAAACAATTATTTTTTTAA
- a CDS encoding NAD(P)H-dependent glycerol-3-phosphate dehydrogenase — MKIAVIGAGKWGSALYDALSVKNECVITSFHEKDLSYFVSTKEALEYEYLVFVLYAQGIHEWLVNNFKDLNQKILVASKGIDCKSLKFMDEVFGEFISSDRLCFLSGPSFASEVLEKKPCALVISGKNQELCNQFASFFPNYIKTYTSSDVKGAEICGAYKNVLAIASGVCDGLNLGNNARASLVSRGLVEMHRFGQFFSAKEETFLGLSGAGDLFLTASSNLSRNYRVGLSLASGKNIKDILMELGEVAEGVQTAYAIHALSKQFQIYTPIVNEVVLMLEGKNAWESLKDLMSSKEEIS, encoded by the coding sequence ATGAAAATAGCAGTTATTGGTGCAGGAAAATGGGGAAGTGCTTTATATGATGCATTGAGTGTTAAAAATGAATGCGTGATAACTTCTTTTCACGAAAAAGATCTTTCTTATTTTGTTAGCACCAAAGAAGCTTTAGAATATGAATATTTGGTTTTTGTTTTATATGCTCAAGGAATACATGAATGGCTTGTAAATAATTTTAAAGATTTAAATCAAAAAATTCTTGTAGCTTCTAAGGGCATTGATTGCAAAAGTTTAAAATTTATGGATGAGGTTTTTGGTGAGTTCATAAGTAGTGATAGACTTTGTTTTTTAAGTGGACCTTCTTTTGCAAGCGAAGTGCTAGAGAAAAAACCTTGTGCTTTGGTTATTAGTGGTAAAAATCAAGAACTTTGTAATCAATTTGCGAGTTTTTTTCCAAACTATATTAAAACCTATACAAGTTCTGATGTTAAAGGTGCTGAAATTTGTGGTGCTTATAAGAATGTTTTAGCAATTGCAAGCGGAGTTTGTGATGGCTTAAATTTAGGCAATAATGCAAGAGCTTCTTTAGTCTCAAGAGGTTTAGTAGAAATGCACCGTTTTGGGCAGTTTTTTAGTGCTAAAGAAGAAACATTTTTAGGACTTAGTGGGGCTGGAGATTTATTTTTAACAGCTTCAAGCAATCTATCAAGAAATTATAGAGTAGGTTTGAGTTTGGCTAGTGGCAAAAATATAAAAGATATTTTAATGGAGCTTGGAGAGGTAGCCGAAGGAGTGCAAACTGCTTATGCCATACATGCCTTATCAAAGCAATTTCAAATTTATACCCCGATTGTCAATGAAGTGGTTTTAATGCTAGAGGGTAAAAATGCTTGGGAATCTTTGAAAGATTTGATGTCATCAAAGGAGGAAATATCATGA
- a CDS encoding F0F1 ATP synthase subunit C yields MKKIVFLMLALSGFAFAAEGSMNQWLASFSILAAGLGLGVAALGGAIGMGNTAAATIAGTARNPGLGGKLMTTMFIALAMIEAQVIYALVIALIALYANPFQALVAA; encoded by the coding sequence ATGAAAAAAATCGTATTTTTAATGCTAGCTTTAAGTGGTTTTGCATTCGCTGCTGAAGGCTCTATGAATCAATGGTTAGCTTCTTTTTCTATCTTAGCAGCAGGTTTAGGACTTGGCGTTGCAGCTTTAGGTGGTGCTATTGGTATGGGTAATACTGCGGCAGCAACTATAGCAGGTACTGCTAGAAACCCTGGTCTTGGTGGTAAATTAATGACTACTATGTTTATTGCTTTAGCGATGATTGAAGCTCAAGTTATCTATGCACTTGTTATTGCTCTTATCGCTCTTTATGCTAATCCATTCCAAGCATTAGTAGCAGCTTAA
- a CDS encoding metal-dependent hydrolase, which translates to MIIKNAKIYGEQVLDLKIEDGKITQIANDLNNDECIVDIKGKTLLPSFIDLNVSLLDNEFSIDKLYDLEKACLKGGVGTIVLKDSLEANTQGYALYFDKLKSLDINVLPTINVLDKTEKLKNIATLIDMGVKGLELSSTLGANYLRQCMQYANMKSTPVFLKCFDESFDDHGVMNDGQTSFELGLIGISDIAETSEVAKMKELVEFYKNKACFSSLAIARSFELLHDQYSEISIHHLIKDESICENFNTQAKILPPLRAKDELISLKKLLQNKKITFLSSLHTPSTKKDLAFDEADFGVNAIAMYMSLCFTYLVKEGILTWKELCDFTSYNQAQFLGLNKGKIELGFDADLVVFEENLSFKGEGLYANDTLQGKVEKSFIAGKVFSF; encoded by the coding sequence ATGATTATCAAAAATGCAAAAATTTATGGTGAACAAGTACTTGATCTTAAAATAGAAGATGGAAAAATCACTCAAATTGCCAATGATTTAAATAATGATGAGTGTATTGTTGATATAAAAGGCAAAACTTTGCTTCCTTCGTTTATTGATTTAAATGTTAGTTTACTTGATAATGAATTTAGTATAGATAAATTATATGATCTTGAAAAAGCATGCTTAAAAGGCGGGGTAGGGACTATTGTTTTAAAAGATAGTTTAGAAGCTAACACTCAAGGCTATGCACTTTATTTTGATAAATTAAAATCTTTAGATATTAATGTTTTACCTACTATTAATGTATTAGATAAAACAGAAAAATTAAAAAATATCGCCACCTTAATTGATATGGGTGTAAAAGGCTTGGAACTTTCAAGTACTTTAGGTGCAAATTATTTAAGACAATGTATGCAATATGCTAATATGAAATCAACTCCTGTGTTTTTAAAGTGTTTTGATGAGAGTTTTGATGATCATGGGGTGATGAATGATGGGCAAACAAGTTTTGAATTAGGACTTATAGGAATTAGTGATATAGCTGAGACTAGTGAAGTAGCAAAAATGAAAGAATTGGTGGAGTTTTATAAAAACAAAGCTTGTTTTAGCTCTTTAGCAATTGCAAGATCATTTGAATTATTGCATGATCAATATAGTGAAATTTCAATTCATCATTTAATCAAAGATGAAAGTATATGTGAAAATTTCAACACTCAAGCAAAAATCTTACCTCCTTTAAGAGCAAAAGATGAATTAATAAGCCTTAAAAAATTACTTCAAAATAAAAAAATTACTTTCTTAAGTTCTTTACATACTCCTAGCACTAAAAAAGATTTAGCTTTTGATGAAGCAGATTTTGGAGTTAATGCCATAGCTATGTATATGAGTTTATGTTTTACATATTTAGTAAAAGAAGGTATTTTAACTTGGAAAGAATTATGTGATTTTACAAGCTATAATCAAGCGCAATTTTTAGGATTAAACAAAGGTAAAATAGAACTTGGTTTTGATGCTGATTTAGTTGTATTTGAAGAAAATCTTTCTTTTAAAGGGGAAGGTTTATATGCAAATGATACCTTGCAAGGTAAGGTAGAAAAAAGCTTTATAGCAGGAAAAGTTTTTAGCTTTTGA
- a CDS encoding F0F1 ATP synthase subunit A: MKDLFLFSSFIDSSHTFAYFFHLGIVVVISLILAKLATRSMQIVPRGSQNLAEAYMEGILSMGRDTMGSDEAARKYLPLVATIGFMVFFSNIIGIIPGFEAPSASLNFSASLAIIVFVYYHFEGIRTQGFFKYFAHFMGPVKILAPLMFPIEVVSHFSRVISLSFRLFGNIKGDDLFLAVILALVPWVAPLPAYMLLTFMAFLQSFIFMILTYVYLAGATVVDEHH, from the coding sequence ATGAAAGATTTATTTTTATTTAGTTCTTTTATAGATTCTAGTCACACTTTTGCATACTTTTTTCATTTGGGTATAGTGGTTGTGATTTCTTTAATTTTAGCAAAACTTGCTACAAGATCCATGCAAATTGTCCCAAGAGGTAGTCAGAATTTAGCTGAGGCTTATATGGAAGGCATTTTAAGCATGGGTAGAGATACCATGGGTAGTGATGAAGCTGCTAGAAAATATTTACCTTTGGTTGCAACTATAGGTTTTATGGTGTTTTTTAGTAATATCATAGGAATTATCCCAGGTTTTGAAGCTCCAAGTGCTAGTTTAAATTTTAGTGCTTCTTTGGCTATTATAGTATTTGTGTATTATCATTTTGAAGGCATTAGAACTCAAGGATTTTTTAAGTATTTTGCACATTTTATGGGACCTGTTAAAATTCTAGCACCTTTAATGTTTCCTATAGAAGTGGTTTCTCATTTTTCAAGAGTTATTTCTTTATCTTTCCGTTTATTTGGTAATATCAAAGGAGATGATTTATTCTTAGCAGTTATTTTAGCTCTTGTGCCTTGGGTTGCACCACTACCTGCTTATATGCTTCTAACTTTTATGGCATTTTTACAATCTTTTATTTTTATGATTTTAACTTATGTTTATTTAGCAGGTGCAACTGTAGTTGATGAACATCATTAA